The genomic DNA ACGTCCATCTAGTTGATTGGTTGTATGTCGCCCAAGACAACGATAACTGGTTTGTCAAAGATAATTTACATCCCAACAGTCTCGGTGAACGTGAATATACCGCAACGGTCGGTCAGACAATGGCTAAAACAGCAACGCCATAATTTTAGTGTTGATTATCACATTAATTACAAACAAAAATGAGCTTTGACAACGGTATAATGCCGTCGTCAAAGCTCATTTGCATATATGTTACTGCATGTCGATAATCATCTGGTCGCCCCATACCTCTAATTGTTGAAGCTGGTGCTGGAAATGAGTTCCAGCAGCTGTCAATTGAAACTGGTAGTCCGCCGTCGCTACAACTAACCCTAATTCAGTCAATCGGGCAAGAACATTTAATAATTTAAGCGTGCTTAGTCCCCGAATTTGTTGCCGCAAATTCATGATAGCCATCGGTGCTACCGTTAAATTTGTCAAAACCAACGCATCCCAACGATCATTGAGCACGCTCAAACCAACTTTGGTTCCAATATTTAGATCACGCATCACCATCAGTCACAACTTCCTTACCTTAAATTAGAAATGATGAGCTTATTTTAAGGTAGTCATTAGTGGAATGCGAGTAATTTGTCTGAGCGATTCGCCAATTACTCGCAGTCATTCTCGAACATCCGGATACGTCTGACAAAAATCAACGACCGCTCCCCGTAAATTAGCTTCATCGGTAAAATGACAAGCCACAACATCTGGTTTTATAGAAGCAATTTTTACAGTTGCCCGCAATTTTTCAATTTCAGCATTGATTGCTGGGAGTAGGTGCGGATTATTCGAGACCGCCCCGCCCATCACGATCAATTCCGGGTCAAAGCTGTATTGTAAGTTGTAGATGGCGCGTGCTAAAGCCCGAACCATAACTTGAACTTCGGCTTGCGCATCGGCGTCACCCTTGGCAGCCAGTTCGAACACGGCTTGCCCGTCTAGCTCAGGTTGAGCTGAATGGCTCGCGTTGTACCGCTTCGCAACAGCTACCGCGGTGCCTAACTCACTTAAAATCTGATGGTCATTCATGAGCGTAAATCCAAACTCACCACCGAATAAGTGCGCGCCGTGCCAGATTTGATGATTCACAATGACCGACCCACCAACACCGGTTCCCACAATTAAGAAGCACAGGCTAGCAACCTGTTTCCCGGCCCCATCCGCCAATTCAGCCAACGCCGCACAATTAGCGTCATTTTCCATACTGACCGGTAATTCAAAGCGTCGTTGTAATTCTGGTTGAATCCGAAAATTATGAATATACGGCAGTGCGCTGGCACCCTCAATAATCCCAGTTGCCTTATTGACGGCCCCGGGTGAACTAATCGCCACGCCCACAATTTGATAATCGCGTTTCATCTGCGCGACCTGCGTGGTTAGCAAAGTGTAAAATTCAGCTAGCGTTGTGGGCGTCGCAACTTTAGTTTTACCAACTAATTGCTGCTCTTGCCACACCGCAAACTTAATGGTCGTGCCACCAATATCAATAACTCCTAATGACTGCATCGTTTTATCATTCCTTTATCAATTAAACTAGTTATCATAACAATGATAGCGCTTAATTAAGTAAATGTATATTCTTTTATAATGACAATCCATCCCGACATATTTTATCAAATTATGCTTTTCTAACCGATACTGGACAGCAAAAACAGTTGATTACCACGTGCCACGTCATGGTAACCAACTATTTTTAGTTAATCTTTAAATTGAATTTTAACATAATCCCGATAGAGTGGGACATTCGCCATCAGCTCTTGATGCGTACCTGAACCACTCACATGGCCATCTTCAATGAAGTAAATCTGATCCGCATCCACGATCGTACTTAGCCGATGGGCAATCACTAAGGTTGTTCGGCCCTTCATTAATTCGCCGAGGGCTTGTTGGACCATCGCTTCTGATTCAGAATCCAAACTAGCGGTCGCTTCATCGAGCATCAGAATCTTGGGGTCCCGTAGAAAGGCCCGTGCAATGGCTAACCGTTGCCGTTGACCACCACTGACTTTAACCCCACGTTCGCCAACTTGCGTCTCAAGGCCCTCCGCCATGGCGCGTACAAAGTCAGCCGCGGAAGCTAATTCTAAGACGTGCCACAATTCATTGTCGGAGTATAACCGATCAGCACCGTACGTTAAGTTTTGACGAATCGTGCCGGCCATGATTGCCGAGTCCTGACTGACATACCCGATTTGTGACCGCCAACTATTGAGACTTAGTTCATTAACATCTTGCCCGCCAATACTAATTTCACCAGCGGTTGGTTGATAATAACGTTCTAGAAGGCCAAAGATAGTCGACTTACCACCACCAGACGGTCCCGCAAACGCCACCACTGTATTTGGTTTAGCTTCAAAACTGACATCGTGCAAAATTTGTTGATCATCATCATAGGCAAAGTCAACATGGTGCATCGCCAAAGTCTCATTGGCGACCGCGTGTTCAACACCAACCGTCAATTGTTCTTCCGGTTCATTCAACAACTCCCGAATCCGGGCCGTCGAGCCACTAGCCTTTGCTAACGTGGTGAAGAACTGACCAAGCATCCCAGCTGGGCCAATGATTTGGAACAGGTACATTAGAAATGAGACCAAAGTCCCCATCGTCATCGTTCCACTGGCAACCCGCGCAGACGCATACAATAGTACTCCAACGAATAACGCCATCATCGTTGCCGTCATCACTGGGCTCGAAATGGAATCATAGATGGCTTCGCGTAGTCCAATTCGATATAACGTCTTGATTTGGCGTGCACCCGTTGTCGTTTCGACGGGTTCAGCATTGGAAGATTTCACTAAGCGAATCTCACTCAGCGTTTCTTCTGCCGTCCCACTAAAATTAGCTAGAGCATCTTGGCGTTCATGACCAATCTTGCCCGTCTGCCGCATGATTGGAAACATGACTAATAAAACGGCTGGAATTGCTAAGACCATAATCAAGGTCATCCGCCAATCCATCAAGACCATGATGGCAATCGCCCCCACTAGTTGCATCAACGACGTCACGACTTGCGGAAACGCGTTAGCGAGCAAATCTTTGATCTGCGTCGAATCATTGACCAACCGCGACGTCATTTCACCCGTCTTAACGTTATCAAAGTAGCTAACCGGCAACCGCACTAATTTATGCCACAAAGTACCCCGTAAGTTAGCAACAACGTTTTCACCAAAAATCCCCAATAAGGAACCGGATAACGCGCTAATGACTGCACTGATCAAGAATAAGCCAATCACACCAATTAGTAAGGTCTGATTAACACCGTGACTAAAACCATTAATCAACGTTTGGGCAAACTTGGGCACCATCAACTGCGCACCAGTCGCCAATAAGCCTAATGCCAAGCCCAACCAGAGTTGCCAATAACGAGGGCTAGCGTGCCGAATCAATTGTAAGAATTGTTTTAAATCAAATTTACCACCCGCTGGACGCGAGTATGTTGCTTGTGGTCGTTCCATCTGTTCTTATGCCTCGTGTTTCTAAAATTTAATTAAACCAATGATGCCCATGACCCCAACCGGGACGTGGGCCAAAACCGTGTTGTTGACCAAATTGCATTAAATCTTGAATATCGATGTCATCCGCATTGGCCCGCAACTTATCTAATAAGTGTTGTAACTGATCGCGCTCATCATCCGTCAGATTGCCAAATAACTGATCCGCCAGATCACTCGTTCCTTGCGCGCGATGGTCCGCCATCTCACGACCACGATCACTTAACCGGACGATCACCACCCGTTTGTCATGCGCACTGGGTTCGCGTTCAATCAAACCGCCGTCTTCTAACCGATTCAACGTGGCACTAACTGAACTTGGTCGAATATCCAAGATCTCAGCAATCTCAGCATTGGTTAAACCAGCGGGTGCATCCGCCAATACCCGTAAAATGCCCATTTGACCACGCCCGCCACGCTCAGAACCACGGTCACCAAAATGAAATTGTTGCGCAACCGCCATGACGAAAGCCCGATTCTGAAATAACTTTCCAAAACTACTAAATAAATCACGATTATTAACTGTCATGAATTTTTGTCCTCCTTGATTTGAATGATGCTTATGTTAGCACGATAGTTAGATTAATACAACAAAAACTAACTAAATTAGTAAATATATTTTTCATTGCGTCAACCAGCCGCGATCTAACGGCAATTATCATCACCAACTTTGATTTTAAATTAATGATCAATGTTGACGATCGCGCAATAACTTAAAAATCCGGTCTTTCTGACAAACAGTTCTCAGAAAGACCGGACTTACGATGATTCAACCTTGGGTCCTTAATGATTAATAATGAGCTCAGCTGGTAGCGCAATACTTTGTGGCTGCTCACTGATTGCTAAATCCAGTGCCCGGGCCCCCACGGTCTCAAAGTGATGGTCAATGGTTGGTATGCCTAATACTTCACCAGATAATTGGTTCTCCTGGCCAATCAAAAACGGTACGGGCTGGTGCGCCGCCAAATACGCACGGCGCATTCCTACTGCAATATCATCACCATTTGTCAGTACCGCAGTCACCGGTTCAGTAAGTTGAGCAAAATAAGTGCCAGCACGGGCCCCATCTTCCGCCGTAATAATCCCGGTATACAATAATTCAGTTGGTAGCGCCCGCTGATACACTTGTTCATAAGCACTCACCATCGCCTTAGTTGTAGCGCTAGCCTCAAGTGGTCGACTCGTTAAAATCGCGACTCGTTGGTGCCGTCGATGTTTGAGATATGTGAACGCCTCAACGTATGTCGCAGTGCGCTCAGCATAAGCGGCCGGTAAAGAATAGTCGTGTGGATTCTCACACAGCACAATCCGCCCATACCGTTGATAAGTTGCCAGCCTCTGTAGCGGTAATCCGTGTGACGTAAAAATCAACGCATCATAAGCATGCTGCCGAAGCGCCTCCAAGTATTTCAATTCTAATTGTGGCTCCCACTTGGATGGCAACAACACAATATGATAATTAGCAGCAAACGCAGCGCGCATGATGCCATGTAACAGTTGGGTAAAGTACGGGTGATCCACGTGTGGTAATACGACTCCAATCGTTAGCGTTGCCCCTCGGCTTAGATTACGAGCGACTGCGTTTGGCACATAATCCAATTTATCAATCACCGCCTCAATATCGGCACGGGTCTTGGCCGAAACATAATTTTTTTGATTCAGCACGCGTGAAACCGTTGAGACCGAGTAGCCAGATAAGCGGGCAATATCATGAATATTCGTCATCCACGTTACCTCCCAATCAAATGTTCCAAGGCATAAGCCACGCCATCTTCATCATTACACTTAGTGACATGTTGACCATATTGCTGAATGGTTGGATCAGCATTCCCCATCACAATCGGCAGGCCGACCGCCTTCAGCATTGGTAAGTCATTTTCACCATCACCAAAGGCCGCAAGTTCACCAGTGGTTAGATGAAATCGTTCCTTGATAAATGCAATGCCACGGGATTTTTGTGCCTGAGCACTAGTTACTTCTAAATACGTCTGTCCAGACAACTTAACACTAGCGCTGCTACCGACCATTTGTTTAAGAGCCGTCGCAAGCGTCGCCATCACCTGATTGTCTAAAGTCATAATCATAATTTTAAAAATAGCAGCTGGATGTTGACTAAATTGAGCGGCATAACTCGCAATCGGTGTTGCTATTTGTCTCGTCAGTTGCTCTTCAGCACGCGTTCCCGCATCAACTTTTTCCGTCAGCCACTCCGACTGAGTGTAACAGCTCAAGCTGACTGTTGGTGCGGTGGCCTTAATAAAGTCGAGCACCTGCAGTGCCAAGGCTTGCTCTAACGGCGCTGCTTGTAATGCCTGGACTTGATTCTGACGGTATTCAAAAATCAAGCCCCCATTAAAGCCGATCTGGGGCCCAGTTAACCCTAGTGCCTGAATCGCACCACGCATTTCAATAGGTGCACGCGCCGACACCAACGTCATTGGCAAGCCACTTTTTCGCACCGCTTGAACAGTTTGCGGACTCACAGTCCCTTGGGAATTCAACAATGTCCCGTCTAAATCTGAAAATAAATAATTAATCATACCAATATACTCCCGTCAGTTATGTGATTAGTCGTGCCTTTAGTATACATGCTCAAACGCGTTCGAGAACAAGCCTAGTAACTAAAAAAACTCGCGAACAATCTCGCGAGTCAAAAAGGTTAGCTGATTTAAATAAACGCCGTCACTTGTGTGCCAGCATACCGAGTCGTGGTAATCGGTTCACTGGCTGCTTTGCCAAGTGCAATTGCCATAACAGGAACGTACCGACTGCTGTCAAGACCAAACGTCGTGGCGACCTTATCCGCTGCATAACCAGCGATTGGATTCGCATCATAGCCATGGGCCCGGGCAATTAATAACAACTGCATTGCGGCCATACTACTATCGATCATCGCATCGGCTTGTAAAAATTCTGGACTGGCATTTTCATACATTGGCAAGAAGGTGTTAAAGATCTGATCCCGCTTCTCCGGGGTGATGCGCCCTTCTTCACAAGCTTTATTCCAAACATCCCGATAAACTAAATGTGATTGGGTATCGCCCAGTACAAAAATCATCGCGGAACAAGACTCAATTTGTGGATAATTGAATGGCATCAAAACTGACTTAGCTTTAGCCTTACCATCCGCACTATCGGCAACCACAAAATGCCAGGATTGCAAGTTACATGCTGATGGCGCACTGATTGTCTCATCGATGATTGCCTGAAGTTCTTCTCGATCAATCTTAACCGTTGGATCAAACTGGCGTACTGATTGCCGGTTGAATACCACGTCTTTAAAATCATTATTTTTAATGTTAGTTGTCATTGTTGTTGGCATATAAAC from Lactiplantibacillus paraplantarum includes the following:
- a CDS encoding ROK family protein — translated: MQSLGVIDIGGTTIKFAVWQEQQLVGKTKVATPTTLAEFYTLLTTQVAQMKRDYQIVGVAISSPGAVNKATGIIEGASALPYIHNFRIQPELQRRFELPVSMENDANCAALAELADGAGKQVASLCFLIVGTGVGGSVIVNHQIWHGAHLFGGEFGFTLMNDHQILSELGTAVAVAKRYNASHSAQPELDGQAVFELAAKGDADAQAEVQVMVRALARAIYNLQYSFDPELIVMGGAVSNNPHLLPAINAEIEKLRATVKIASIKPDVVACHFTDEANLRGAVVDFCQTYPDVRE
- a CDS encoding winged helix-turn-helix transcriptional regulator; translated protein: MVMRDLNIGTKVGLSVLNDRWDALVLTNLTVAPMAIMNLRQQIRGLSTLKLLNVLARLTELGLVVATADYQFQLTAAGTHFQHQLQQLEVWGDQMIIDMQ
- a CDS encoding MarR family winged helix-turn-helix transcriptional regulator — protein: MTVNNRDLFSSFGKLFQNRAFVMAVAQQFHFGDRGSERGGRGQMGILRVLADAPAGLTNAEIAEILDIRPSSVSATLNRLEDGGLIEREPSAHDKRVVIVRLSDRGREMADHRAQGTSDLADQLFGNLTDDERDQLQHLLDKLRANADDIDIQDLMQFGQQHGFGPRPGWGHGHHWFN
- a CDS encoding ABC transporter ATP-binding protein; the encoded protein is MERPQATYSRPAGGKFDLKQFLQLIRHASPRYWQLWLGLALGLLATGAQLMVPKFAQTLINGFSHGVNQTLLIGVIGLFLISAVISALSGSLLGIFGENVVANLRGTLWHKLVRLPVSYFDNVKTGEMTSRLVNDSTQIKDLLANAFPQVVTSLMQLVGAIAIMVLMDWRMTLIMVLAIPAVLLVMFPIMRQTGKIGHERQDALANFSGTAEETLSEIRLVKSSNAEPVETTTGARQIKTLYRIGLREAIYDSISSPVMTATMMALFVGVLLYASARVASGTMTMGTLVSFLMYLFQIIGPAGMLGQFFTTLAKASGSTARIRELLNEPEEQLTVGVEHAVANETLAMHHVDFAYDDDQQILHDVSFEAKPNTVVAFAGPSGGGKSTIFGLLERYYQPTAGEISIGGQDVNELSLNSWRSQIGYVSQDSAIMAGTIRQNLTYGADRLYSDNELWHVLELASAADFVRAMAEGLETQVGERGVKVSGGQRQRLAIARAFLRDPKILMLDEATASLDSESEAMVQQALGELMKGRTTLVIAHRLSTIVDADQIYFIEDGHVSGSGTHQELMANVPLYRDYVKIQFKD
- a CDS encoding nitroreductase family protein → MPTTMTTNIKNNDFKDVVFNRQSVRQFDPTVKIDREELQAIIDETISAPSACNLQSWHFVVADSADGKAKAKSVLMPFNYPQIESCSAMIFVLGDTQSHLVYRDVWNKACEEGRITPEKRDQIFNTFLPMYENASPEFLQADAMIDSSMAAMQLLLIARAHGYDANPIAGYAADKVATTFGLDSSRYVPVMAIALGKAASEPITTTRYAGTQVTAFI
- a CDS encoding LacI family DNA-binding transcriptional regulator; this translates as MTNIHDIARLSGYSVSTVSRVLNQKNYVSAKTRADIEAVIDKLDYVPNAVARNLSRGATLTIGVVLPHVDHPYFTQLLHGIMRAAFAANYHIVLLPSKWEPQLELKYLEALRQHAYDALIFTSHGLPLQRLATYQRYGRIVLCENPHDYSLPAAYAERTATYVEAFTYLKHRRHQRVAILTSRPLEASATTKAMVSAYEQVYQRALPTELLYTGIITAEDGARAGTYFAQLTEPVTAVLTNGDDIAVGMRRAYLAAHQPVPFLIGQENQLSGEVLGIPTIDHHFETVGARALDLAISEQPQSIALPAELIINH
- a CDS encoding Cof-type HAD-IIB family hydrolase, which codes for MINYLFSDLDGTLLNSQGTVSPQTVQAVRKSGLPMTLVSARAPIEMRGAIQALGLTGPQIGFNGGLIFEYRQNQVQALQAAPLEQALALQVLDFIKATAPTVSLSCYTQSEWLTEKVDAGTRAEEQLTRQIATPIASYAAQFSQHPAAIFKIMIMTLDNQVMATLATALKQMVGSSASVKLSGQTYLEVTSAQAQKSRGIAFIKERFHLTTGELAAFGDGENDLPMLKAVGLPIVMGNADPTIQQYGQHVTKCNDEDGVAYALEHLIGR